From Anaerohalosphaera lusitana, one genomic window encodes:
- a CDS encoding TolB family protein, with translation MVTKHSIRIIILILAALNAVSANAATSLDRQPAIKPDYASITIPSNIAPMNFAIEEEAASFTVKITSGSDSKGFTVKTSTDTVNIPPAKWTNLLKKATGKNIYFEITAHESDGTTVKFKKITNHVATDPIDDYLAYRFMRPIYNGWAKIQIRQRDLTSFDDSRIIHGKKFGNACMNCHTFPNNEPDQMAMGIRGQYGVGTLLAMDGKVQKLGTKWGYTEWHPNRKIAAYSINKVRQFFHAVGMQVRDVVDLDSGIVYYDVDDQQIRTAPALTKPDRLETYPAWTPDGKWLYFCSAPILWEDRDTVPPKNFDKVQYDLRRVSYDAETDTWGEAETVLTAEETGKSVLIPKISSDGKYLVVCLTDYGCFPVYQPSSDLAIIDLDTGEWRKMPDTVNSEYSESWHSFSSNGRWLTFSSKRIGGLLTRTFFCHIDEQGNLSKAFILPQKDPHFYDSIIQTYSLPQLVKGPVQYSEKELVRAALSDEQIEASLPVTGATPKVKEGDDPWQQVRE, from the coding sequence GTGGTAACAAAGCACTCCATCAGAATAATAATTCTCATTTTAGCTGCACTCAACGCGGTCTCAGCAAATGCCGCTACATCATTGGACCGGCAGCCGGCAATCAAACCCGATTACGCATCCATAACGATCCCTTCGAACATTGCGCCGATGAATTTCGCGATCGAGGAAGAAGCTGCTAGCTTCACCGTCAAGATCACCTCAGGAAGCGACTCCAAAGGATTCACCGTCAAAACCAGCACCGACACGGTCAATATTCCGCCCGCCAAATGGACGAACCTGCTGAAAAAGGCAACCGGCAAAAACATCTACTTCGAAATAACCGCCCACGAGTCTGACGGAACAACCGTCAAGTTCAAAAAGATCACAAACCACGTTGCTACCGATCCCATTGACGACTATCTCGCGTATCGCTTCATGCGGCCGATCTACAACGGCTGGGCAAAGATCCAGATTCGCCAGCGTGACCTCACCAGCTTCGATGATTCCCGCATCATACACGGCAAAAAATTCGGCAATGCATGCATGAACTGCCATACCTTCCCGAACAACGAACCCGACCAGATGGCCATGGGCATCCGCGGTCAGTACGGCGTAGGCACCCTGCTGGCAATGGATGGTAAGGTGCAGAAACTGGGAACCAAGTGGGGCTACACCGAATGGCACCCAAACCGCAAGATCGCGGCCTACTCCATAAACAAAGTGCGTCAGTTTTTCCACGCAGTCGGCATGCAGGTCCGCGATGTAGTCGACCTCGACTCGGGCATCGTATATTATGACGTCGACGATCAGCAGATACGCACCGCCCCTGCACTGACCAAACCCGACAGACTCGAAACCTATCCTGCCTGGACGCCGGACGGCAAATGGCTCTACTTCTGCAGCGCACCGATACTGTGGGAGGACCGCGACACCGTACCGCCGAAAAATTTTGACAAGGTCCAATACGACCTCCGCCGCGTCAGCTACGACGCCGAGACAGACACATGGGGCGAGGCCGAAACCGTCCTCACCGCCGAAGAAACCGGCAAGAGCGTACTGATCCCAAAGATATCATCCGACGGCAAATACCTGGTTGTTTGCCTCACCGATTACGGATGTTTCCCTGTCTACCAGCCAAGCAGTGACCTTGCGATCATCGACCTGGACACGGGCGAATGGCGTAAAATGCCCGACACCGTCAACAGTGAATACAGTGAATCGTGGCACAGCTTTTCCAGCAACGGCCGATGGCTCACCTTCTCCAGCAAACGCATCGGCGGCCTTTTGACTCGCACCTTTTTCTGTCACATCGACGAGCAGGGCAACTTATCAAAAGCATTCATCCTGCCGCAGAAGGACCCGCACTTTTACGACTCGATCATCCAGACATACAGCCTGCCCCAGCTCGTAAAAGGACCGGTGCAGTATTCCGAAAAAGAACTCGTCCGTGCCGCACTGAGCGATGAGCAGATCGAAGCGTCGCTTCCGGTAACAGGTGCAACACCTAAAGTCAAAGAAGGCGACGATCCCTGGCAGCAGGTCCGCGAATAA
- a CDS encoding DUF5107 domain-containing protein — protein MTSLRISQIELPSAGLGPENPLPPLRPLGLSQHELKVADSVPARNRKYLNYGSDAGCLPYRFQDSYNRIKRPKQFTAIILENDLLTATFLPTLGGRLYSLHHKPTNRQLLHKNPVFQPANLAMRNAWFSGGVEWNMSIPGHSPFTCEPVFAARLQTDDGTPVLRMYEFERIRKVPWQIDCFLPEGSPLLFVRVRLINSNDHEIPMYWWSNIAVDQASDTRVLAPANEAFTLGVEFEMKMVPFPMIEGRDMSYSRNVKYASDYFYRMPDMQMPWIAALDRNGRGMFQASTPRLNARKTFYWGNQPGGRKWQRFLSTPPNEYLEIQAGIAPTQAECIPMPARADWSWLEAYGPLEAGPEIIHGLWNQAIQHTQDQIQQTLSPAALEKLHHDTETLANTPPQEILHHGSGWARLENLLNESQNTASPFPASQIFPQESLTEQQQPWLELLNKGTYPYRPPHERPGAFVSDKRWLSMLKDSIEAGRSDHWLAWLHLGVIHFAQKNNEAAKQAWQISLDREPSAWAYRNLAQLELLSNDASGKAADLYIATVELFDDLPQLTAEAVDCLIKTDRWNDLENILAAAPQNVSSHSRIQLAYARLQLHQRKHEQAARTLAAIELHDLREAESTLTDLWVDIHTAMLKEQGKSSNKTAILKQYPLPENIDFRMTDD, from the coding sequence ATGACCTCATTACGTATTTCTCAAATAGAATTGCCATCCGCCGGTCTCGGCCCGGAAAACCCCCTGCCGCCACTTCGTCCGCTCGGGCTCAGCCAGCACGAACTGAAGGTCGCGGACTCCGTCCCTGCCCGGAACCGCAAGTACCTGAATTACGGCAGCGACGCAGGCTGCCTGCCCTACCGCTTCCAGGACTCCTACAACCGTATTAAACGGCCCAAACAGTTCACCGCAATTATTCTTGAAAACGACTTACTGACCGCAACCTTCCTGCCGACCCTCGGCGGCCGACTGTACTCGCTCCATCACAAACCCACAAATCGCCAACTGCTGCACAAAAATCCCGTGTTCCAGCCCGCGAACCTCGCCATGCGTAACGCCTGGTTCAGCGGCGGAGTCGAATGGAACATGTCCATACCAGGCCATTCGCCCTTTACCTGCGAGCCTGTTTTCGCAGCCCGCCTGCAAACCGACGACGGCACGCCGGTCCTCCGCATGTACGAATTCGAACGCATCCGCAAGGTGCCCTGGCAGATAGACTGCTTCCTGCCTGAAGGCTCACCGCTGCTGTTCGTACGCGTCCGCCTCATCAATTCGAACGACCACGAAATACCCATGTACTGGTGGTCCAACATCGCTGTAGACCAGGCGTCTGATACACGCGTACTCGCACCGGCAAACGAAGCGTTCACGCTAGGCGTCGAGTTCGAAATGAAGATGGTGCCCTTCCCCATGATCGAAGGCAGGGACATGTCCTACTCGCGAAATGTAAAGTACGCCTCCGACTACTTCTACCGTATGCCCGATATGCAAATGCCCTGGATCGCCGCCCTCGACCGCAATGGCCGCGGAATGTTCCAGGCATCGACTCCCCGTCTCAACGCACGCAAAACGTTTTACTGGGGCAATCAGCCCGGCGGTAGAAAATGGCAGCGATTCCTCTCCACCCCGCCCAACGAATACCTGGAGATACAGGCAGGCATCGCACCTACGCAGGCCGAATGCATCCCCATGCCGGCCCGCGCCGACTGGTCCTGGCTCGAAGCTTACGGCCCGCTCGAAGCTGGCCCCGAGATAATCCACGGCCTATGGAACCAAGCCATACAGCACACTCAGGACCAAATTCAGCAAACCCTGTCGCCGGCAGCGCTAGAAAAACTGCACCATGATACCGAAACCTTGGCCAATACGCCTCCGCAAGAGATTCTGCATCACGGCTCCGGCTGGGCCCGCCTTGAAAACCTGTTGAATGAATCCCAGAACACCGCTTCGCCGTTCCCGGCCTCGCAGATATTTCCACAGGAAAGCCTCACCGAACAGCAGCAGCCCTGGCTCGAACTTTTAAATAAAGGAACTTATCCCTACCGCCCGCCGCACGAACGGCCCGGCGCCTTCGTTAGCGACAAACGCTGGCTGTCCATGCTCAAGGATTCTATCGAAGCAGGCCGGTCCGATCACTGGCTCGCATGGCTGCATTTGGGCGTGATCCACTTTGCACAGAAGAACAATGAGGCAGCAAAACAGGCTTGGCAGATATCCCTGGATCGCGAACCCTCCGCATGGGCGTACCGCAATCTGGCACAACTAGAACTGCTCTCGAACGACGCGTCCGGCAAAGCTGCCGACCTCTACATTGCCACCGTCGAGCTCTTCGACGATCTGCCTCAATTGACCGCCGAAGCTGTAGACTGTCTCATAAAAACTGACCGCTGGAACGACCTGGAAAACATCCTTGCCGCCGCCCCGCAAAACGTCAGCTCGCACAGCAGAATCCAGCTCGCCTACGCCCGCCTGCAATTGCACCAGAGAAAACACGAACAAGCCGCCCGAACCCTGGCAGCCATCGAACTGCACGACCTCCGAGAAGCCGAATCCACCCTGACCGACCTGTGGGTCGACATTCATACTGCAATGCTGAAAGAACAAGGCAAATCCTCAAATAAAACAGCGATTCTCAAGCAATACCCCCTCCCCGAAAACATCGACTTCCGCATGACCGACGATTGA
- a CDS encoding class I SAM-dependent methyltransferase, producing MKKGQSHIVFLSKFFQRPRTIGAVAPSSRHLARQIVGLAGVSDSSRILEFGPGTGSFTREILRQKREEAKVLAVEMDSRLVVHLRKQFPDAVIAAGSAANACRIMEANGFGAADCIVSGLPWAAFDDELQESILNEAREVLKEDGVFTTFAYASMLFLPAAKRFRGRLERAFGSVEVSPVVWRNLPPAVVYRCTK from the coding sequence ATGAAAAAAGGGCAGAGCCATATTGTTTTTTTGAGCAAGTTCTTTCAACGGCCTCGTACCATCGGTGCGGTTGCGCCGAGCAGTCGTCATCTTGCACGTCAGATTGTTGGTCTGGCAGGGGTGAGTGATAGCAGCAGGATACTGGAGTTTGGGCCGGGGACGGGATCGTTTACTCGGGAGATACTTCGCCAGAAGCGTGAAGAGGCGAAGGTGCTGGCTGTTGAGATGGATTCGCGGCTGGTGGTTCATCTTCGCAAGCAGTTTCCTGATGCAGTGATCGCGGCGGGTAGTGCTGCGAATGCATGCCGGATAATGGAAGCTAACGGTTTTGGGGCGGCGGACTGTATTGTTTCGGGGCTGCCGTGGGCGGCGTTTGACGACGAATTGCAGGAGAGTATTCTGAACGAGGCGAGGGAAGTGCTCAAGGAGGACGGGGTGTTTACGACGTTCGCGTATGCGTCGATGTTGTTTCTGCCGGCAGCGAAGCGGTTTCGTGGTCGTTTGGAACGAGCATTCGGTTCGGTCGAGGTATCGCCTGTGGTGTGGCGGAATCTGCCGCCAGCGGTAGTTTATCGTTGTACGAAGTAA